Part of the Terrisporobacter glycolicus ATCC 14880 = DSM 1288 genome is shown below.
ATTAGCTCTTCTTGCTGTTTTTCTGGCTTATTTTTATATTTTTCTTGAATTTCCTTTATTTTAGGTTGGATGTCTTGCATTGCTTTTTGAGATCTTATTTGTTTTACCATTAAAGGGACTAATAATAATCTTACAAATAGCGTAAATACAACTATAGACAATCCATAATTATTCACAAACTCAAAAATAACTCTAAGTATATGACCTAATACATTACTTATAATACTCAATTGTATACCTCCTATTAGTACGCTTATTTTAGAGGATCATATCCTCCTGGATGAAATGGATGACACTTTAAAACCCTTTTTATTGACAAATACATACCTTTAAACAATCCATATTTTTTGAAAGCTTCTATTGCGTATTGAGAACAAGTAGGATAAAACCTACATGTAGGTCCCTTCAAAGGAGATATATATTTTTGGTAAAATCTTATCAAGTAAATACATAATTTCGATAAACATGTATTTATTTCCTTCCATATATATGCTATTTTATTCAACAATTTTAACCTCCATAAAATAGACGTTATTAAATATGTATAGTTTTAAAATAAATTTGCCTTTTTAATTAAATGCTTCATTGCTTTTTCAATCTCAGTATATTCAGCATCCTTTATGGCAACTCTAGCTATAAATACTATGTCATAACCAGATTTTATATTACCATCTATATTTAACCTATACGATTCTTTTATTCTTCTTCTAGCTTTATTTCGTACATTGGCCTTACCTACTTTTTTTGAAACGGATATACCAACACGATTATTATCCGACTTGTTTGGAAGCGTATACATAACTAATAATCTATTTGCTATAGATTTTCCATATTTATAAACTTTCCTAAAATCTGAATCTTTTTTTAAGCCTTGTGTTTCTTTAAAGTTCATATTAATATCCTCCGTAAACACAGCTATGTAATAAATTACATAAAAAGGCCACTATTTAAGCGGCCTTTTTAATTATTAATGAGTTAATCTATTTCTTCCTTTAGCTCTTCTTCTTTTTAAAACATTTCTTCCGTTAGAAGTTT
Proteins encoded:
- the yidD gene encoding membrane protein insertion efficiency factor YidD — protein: MNKIAYIWKEINTCLSKLCIYLIRFYQKYISPLKGPTCRFYPTCSQYAIEAFKKYGLFKGMYLSIKRVLKCHPFHPGGYDPLK
- the rpmH gene encoding 50S ribosomal protein L34 encodes the protein MKRTYQPKKRQRKKEHGFRKRMKTSNGRNVLKRRRAKGRNRLTH
- the rnpA gene encoding ribonuclease P protein component encodes the protein MNFKETQGLKKDSDFRKVYKYGKSIANRLLVMYTLPNKSDNNRVGISVSKKVGKANVRNKARRRIKESYRLNIDGNIKSGYDIVFIARVAIKDAEYTEIEKAMKHLIKKANLF